Below is a genomic region from Caulobacter rhizosphaerae.
GCTGCGCTGCTGCCGCGCAGCCTGTTCAAGCCGATGGTCGACGACGGCCGTCTGGCCGCGCCGTTCGACCATGCGTTGGCCGACGCCGATTGGCATTTCGCGCTTCTGCACGAGCGGGAGGTGCGGCAAGAGCCGGCCGACCTCGTGGCGTGGCTGCTGTCCGAGGCCCAACCGAGCTCCGACGCGGCCGCATCCGGGCCTTCGCGCGCTTAGAAGGTGATGTGGACCAGCGCGCCGGACGCTCGAGGCCCGCCGGAAGGACCTGGTCACTGGCTGGGCCAAATTGCCCGCGTTCGGGCTCGATACGACCAGGCGATCGGGCGGCCGAAAACGCGGCTCCGAAAGCCAAACAGCGTTTTTATCGATGTCGTCAAAAACGTTGAGCCGAACCCGGAAAACACTAAACCCGTCGCGGGGGATAATCGCGACGGGTCCAGCTATTTCTCGATCACTCGATCTAGGTGGGCGTTTCCTCCCCGAAACGCCGAAGGAAGGGAGCTCTCTTTGGGCTCGTTTCTTCCTTGCAAGGGTTAGAAACGGCAAATCCGAGATGGTGTCAACGGCAACGATCGTGAATCCGGCGGGCTTGGCGTTATTTTTGACACAAAACCGTTAGATTGGACCGGCGGGTCAAACTTATCGCTGATCTCTCAGCCATTTTTTGACAACTCAGTCAAAACTTACCGAAACAGCCTCTGGCGAAGCTTGTCCAGCACGGCCGACCGCGACTCGAACACATAGTCCGGGCGCGAGACGGTGACCGGCTCGACTCCGGCCGCGCCCAGGGCGGCGGCCGCCTCGAACAGGTCGGCCGTGGCCAGCAGGGCGCCGTTGGCCCGCCGCGCGCCCTGGCCGACGAACGGAGCCACGGCCGCCTGGCCCGCGGCGTCCTGCTCGGCCGGCCAGACCAGGGTGGCCAGTCGGGCCGCCCGGCCCTTGGCCTCGACCACGGACAACAGCCGCGCCAGCGAGTCGACCTGGCCGTCCGTCCACGGCGTGATCAGCGAGGCGGTCAGTTGGGCCTGGCTCTTGAGGATCACCCCGTCGGACAGGATCTTCAGACCGTTGGCCGCCAGGGTCGCGCCGGTGGTGGTGATGTCGACCACCAGCTCGGCCGCCCCGGCCGCCGGCGCCCCCTCGGTGGCCCCGCTGCTCTCGACGATCCGATAGTCGGCCACGCCGTGGCGGGCGAAGAAGGCCCGGGTCTGGGTGACGTACTTGGTGGCCACGCGCAGGCGCCGGCCGGTCTTGGCCAGATGGGCGTGGCCCACCTCGTCGATGTCGGCCATGGTGTCGACGTCCAGCCAGCTCTTGGGGGCGGTGACCACCAGGTCGGCGCGGCCGAAGCCCAGGGCCCGCAGCAGCATGACCCGTTCGTCCATGTCCTCGCCGCGCTCGCGCAGCAGGTCTTCGCCGGTGACGCCTAGGTGCAGCTCGCCGCTGTCCAGGCCCGCGGCGATGTCGCCGGCCGACAGCAGCCGCACCGACACCCCCGGCAGGCCCGACAGCTCGGCGCTATAGCCGCGCGCGCCGCCCGACATCTCCAGCTTGAAGCCGCACTCGGCCAGCCAGGCCTCGACCTGGTCCTTCAGCCGGCCCTTGGAGGGGATGGCGAAGATCATCGGGGCGCTCATTCGCCGCCTCCCGCATAGGCTCGCGCCGGGCGCACCATGCAGCCCACGGCGCCGGTCTTGGTTTCCGCCCCCAAGCGCGCGGGCAGGCCGTCATAGCGGCCGCCCGCCGCCACCGGCCGCTCCTCGTCCAGAGCGGCGCTGCGCACCTCGAACAGGAAGCCGTCATAATAGCCGAAGGCTCGGCCGAAGGCGGCGGCCAGCACCATGCGGTCCTCGGGGACGCCGCGCGCCGTCATGCCGGCCAGCCGCCGCCGCCAGCCGTCCAGGGCCGCGTCCAGCCCCGCCCGCTGGGGACCGCCCAGGGCCGAGATGGCGTCCAGGGCCGCGCCCGGACAGTCGCTGACCGCCAGGAAGGCGCGCACCGCGTCGGCCTCGCCGGCCGACAGCTTGCCGGCCCGCGCGGCCTGGGCGCGCTCGACCAGGCGGTGGGCGATCTCGGCCGGACGCCGGCCGCCGACCGGCTCGATGCCGGCCAGGGACCACAGCTCCTGCAGCACCGCCGAGGCCTCGGCCTCCGGCAGGCCGGCCAGCAGGGCGGCGATCCGGCTTTTCTCTTCGCCCGCCCCCTCGCCACCGCCGCCGTCCAGCTCGATCTTCAGCTGGCGCGGCCGGGCGAAGGCCCGCCTCAGCCGCGCGCCCAGCGGCGGGGTCAGGCCCAGGCTGTCAACGAAGGCCCCGAACAGGCTGACATCGCCCAGCAGCAGGGTCAGGTCGTCGCGACCGCCCGCCGCCGAGGCCGCCCAGGCCAGGGCAGCGATCTCGGCGTCGGCGGCCACGGGATCGCCGGCCTCGAAGGCCTCGACCCCGACCTGCAGGAACTCCTCGGCCCGATCCGAGCCGCGCGGCGCGACGCGGAACGCCTTGCCCTCATAGAAGTAGCGGCCTTCGAGCGCGCCGGCCGCCAGGTGCTGGCGGGCGATGGCGACCGTGAAGTCGGGGCGCAGGCAGGCCTCCTCGCCCGCGTCGCCGGAGACCACGAACAGCCGCGACCGCATGGCCTCGCCGGCCAGGTCCAGCAGCAGGCCCAGCGGCTGCAGCACCGGCGCGTCGGTCGGCGTCGCGCCGGCGGCCAGGAACGGGGCGCGGATGGCGTCCAGCGCCGCCGCCGGAAGGGTACGCTCGAGCCTCATGCCTCAGCCCCCGATGATGTTGCGGACCGCCGCGACCAACTCGCCGCGCGGGATCGTCTGCTGGCCGGGCCGCTCGGCCTTCCAAGCGGCGTTGTCCGCCACCCCGGCGGCCAGTTCGCGGCCGAGGTCCAGGTCCTTGATGGTCACCGTGCCCGCCGCGATCTCGTCGCCGCCCAGCATGATGGCGGCCGGCGACAGGCGGCGGTCGGCGTATTTCATCTGCGGCCGCATGCCCGAGGTCCCCAGATAGACCTCGGCCGGGATGCCCGCCGCGCGCAGCTCGCCGGCCACGGCGAAATAGTCGCCCATGTGGGCCTGGTCGAAATTGATGATCACCACCGGCCCGCGCGCCGCGCCGCCCGGCTCGCGTCCCGCCGCCCGCAGGGCCGCCGCCAGGCGCGAGACGCCGAACGAGAAGCCCGTGGCCGGGGTCGACTGGCCCGTGAACCGCGCCACCAGGTCGTCATAGCGCCCGCCGCCGCCGATCGAGCCGAAGCTGACCTTGTTCCCCTTGTCGTCCGTGGTCGACAGCAGGAGCTCGGCCTCGAACACCGCGCCGGTGTAGTATTCGAGCCCCCGGACGATGGACGGCTCAAAGAGCGCCTGGTCG
It encodes:
- the hisG gene encoding ATP phosphoribosyltransferase, coding for MSAPMIFAIPSKGRLKDQVEAWLAECGFKLEMSGGARGYSAELSGLPGVSVRLLSAGDIAAGLDSGELHLGVTGEDLLRERGEDMDERVMLLRALGFGRADLVVTAPKSWLDVDTMADIDEVGHAHLAKTGRRLRVATKYVTQTRAFFARHGVADYRIVESSGATEGAPAAGAAELVVDITTTGATLAANGLKILSDGVILKSQAQLTASLITPWTDGQVDSLARLLSVVEAKGRAARLATLVWPAEQDAAGQAAVAPFVGQGARRANGALLATADLFEAAAALGAAGVEPVTVSRPDYVFESRSAVLDKLRQRLFR